The following are encoded in a window of Qipengyuania soli genomic DNA:
- a CDS encoding PaaI family thioesterase, whose amino-acid sequence MTDQPRKFDPRAATPFFVSRGHSGWLGLRYSDHGEDWVELELPWREDLLGEEGQRVLASGPILSLMDMASGMAIWRAMDDFTAIATLDLRVDYVRPAREGAAVFGRSQCYRVTRSAAFVRGVAHDGDIDDPVAHIQAVFMKIAPNTRVMHDA is encoded by the coding sequence ATGACCGACCAGCCACGCAAATTCGATCCCCGTGCCGCGACGCCGTTCTTCGTCAGCAGGGGCCATTCCGGCTGGCTCGGCCTCAGATATTCCGACCATGGCGAGGACTGGGTTGAGCTCGAGTTACCGTGGCGTGAGGATTTGCTCGGAGAAGAGGGCCAGCGCGTCTTGGCATCGGGCCCGATCCTCAGCCTGATGGACATGGCGAGCGGCATGGCGATCTGGCGGGCGATGGATGATTTCACCGCGATCGCGACGCTGGACCTTCGCGTGGATTATGTTCGCCCCGCCCGCGAGGGTGCAGCCGTCTTCGGGCGCTCGCAGTGCTATCGCGTCACCCGCAGCGCCGCATTCGTCCGCGGTGTCGCCCACGATGGCGACATCGACGACCCAGTCGCCCACATCCAGGCCGTCTTCATGAAGATTGCTCCCAACACGCGGGTGATGCACGATGCCTGA
- a CDS encoding HEAT repeat domain-containing protein: protein MQTNEALRALRGDVPAQHRAQKAMEKVVADWRSSGLGGAARDELKRFGEGAEWKDCPTLVQLIGDHAMATALVTPLIEGIAAALRDHPFGHVPFRHQLSDGVAMLQLIQAGPAVVTLLAYGEEAAVPAPETVSFSDVERHEIVLSGAADLRIAELIQETGTHAAIDCSPRRVVEGEPMHFPPDVARIAEKIHGQMVVLRVARSPLQPRPSRAFRLDDGSLVHRASGDRGESRREIAMAVLGRMGRHDAAPLLAELAREGSDHFRWQALRECIALDSATGFAALTECANATDDALAGHAGALRAHLVEAYPQLAGLKESVPCPV, encoded by the coding sequence ATGCAGACCAACGAAGCATTGCGTGCGCTGCGCGGGGATGTCCCCGCGCAGCATCGGGCGCAAAAGGCGATGGAGAAGGTGGTTGCTGACTGGCGCTCGTCCGGTTTGGGGGGCGCGGCAAGGGACGAGCTGAAGCGCTTTGGCGAGGGAGCGGAATGGAAGGACTGCCCCACCCTTGTCCAGCTGATCGGGGACCATGCCATGGCAACGGCTCTTGTGACGCCGTTGATCGAAGGCATCGCAGCGGCATTGCGCGACCACCCCTTTGGTCATGTGCCGTTTCGCCACCAGCTGTCGGACGGGGTTGCGATGTTGCAGCTGATCCAGGCTGGCCCAGCCGTCGTGACCCTGCTCGCATATGGCGAAGAGGCAGCCGTACCTGCTCCCGAGACAGTTTCGTTTTCCGACGTCGAGCGGCATGAGATCGTGCTTTCGGGTGCCGCAGACCTGCGCATTGCCGAACTCATCCAGGAAACTGGCACCCATGCTGCCATCGATTGCAGTCCGCGACGTGTGGTCGAGGGCGAACCGATGCATTTCCCGCCCGATGTTGCCCGGATTGCCGAGAAGATCCACGGGCAGATGGTGGTGCTGAGAGTGGCGCGATCGCCGCTTCAGCCTCGTCCTTCACGGGCATTTCGCCTTGACGACGGTTCTTTGGTGCACCGTGCCAGCGGGGACAGGGGCGAGAGCCGGCGCGAGATCGCGATGGCGGTGCTCGGACGAATGGGACGCCACGACGCGGCACCACTTCTTGCCGAATTGGCGCGCGAAGGCAGCGATCATTTTCGCTGGCAGGCATTGCGCGAATGCATCGCGCTCGACAGCGCGACAGGCTTTGCCGCGCTCACCGAATGCGCCAATGCCACCGACGACGCGCTGGCCGGCCACGCGGGTGCCCTGCGCGCCCACCTCGTCGAAGCCTATCCGCAACTCGCGGGCCTGAAGGAGAGCGTGCCATGCCCCGTGTAA
- a CDS encoding transposase, which yields MPRVIENLAAESLSIEHALAFLGDGFSPADEESTFEAAQLLAGLGRNRDFLGDLLVDQLRNRHRDGGIESAYGPQAIVLSPVRGKCFLRANIWPSEDEACFTASGARNFVYGLPHDHNFDFLTVGYFGPGYRSDYYEYEYVSVTGFRGEVANLRFVERSALHEGRLMHYRAHVDIHSQLPPEATSISLNIMHVDAAQGWFDQYGFDLDSNAVTGVLNPTSTETFLRCAVGLGGQRALDLAETFGRRHPSDRLRLASYEARAGLCRETGERDALWREAELSGSRLLAMEAAARRRALAA from the coding sequence ATGCCCCGTGTAATCGAGAACCTCGCCGCCGAGTCGCTGTCCATCGAGCATGCCCTGGCGTTCCTCGGGGACGGTTTCAGTCCCGCGGACGAGGAGAGCACTTTCGAGGCCGCACAGCTTCTCGCAGGTCTCGGCCGCAACCGGGACTTCCTCGGCGACCTGCTGGTGGACCAGCTGCGCAACCGCCATCGCGACGGCGGGATAGAGAGCGCCTATGGGCCACAGGCGATTGTCCTCTCACCCGTCCGAGGAAAATGCTTCTTGCGCGCCAATATCTGGCCGAGCGAGGACGAAGCCTGCTTCACCGCCAGCGGCGCGCGCAACTTCGTCTATGGCCTGCCGCACGACCACAATTTCGACTTCCTGACGGTCGGTTACTTCGGACCCGGGTACCGCAGTGACTATTACGAATACGAATACGTGAGCGTGACGGGTTTCCGTGGCGAGGTGGCGAACTTGCGCTTCGTCGAACGCAGTGCGCTGCACGAGGGACGGCTGATGCACTATCGCGCCCATGTCGACATCCATTCGCAATTGCCCCCGGAAGCGACCTCGATATCGCTCAACATCATGCATGTGGACGCCGCGCAGGGCTGGTTCGACCAGTACGGCTTCGATCTCGACAGCAATGCGGTGACTGGCGTGCTCAATCCGACGTCGACCGAAACCTTCCTGCGCTGTGCAGTCGGGCTGGGAGGCCAGCGCGCCCTGGATCTCGCCGAAACCTTCGGCAGGCGACATCCGAGCGACCGGTTGCGGCTGGCCAGCTATGAAGCGCGCGCAGGACTCTGTCGCGAAACCGGCGAACGGGATGCGCTGTGGCGCGAAGCGGAGCTGTCGGGAAGTCGCCTGCTGGCGATGGAAGCGGCCGCGCGAAGGCGGGCGCTGGCGGCCTAG
- the ruvX gene encoding Holliday junction resolvase RuvX, protein MDAKPFVTDNRLDFGDALPDGGALLALDVGTKTVGVATCDAGWRFATAGKTIIRGKFGKDSEALRSIVAERGVRGVVIGLPRNMDGSEGPRAQASRAYARNVAAALNLPVLLWDERWSTASAEGAMIAQDMSRAKRAEKIDSHAAAVILQGAIDALAGGGF, encoded by the coding sequence ATGGACGCAAAGCCCTTCGTAACCGACAACCGGCTCGACTTCGGTGACGCGCTGCCCGACGGCGGTGCCTTGCTGGCGCTCGATGTCGGTACCAAGACAGTGGGCGTCGCAACCTGCGATGCGGGTTGGCGATTTGCCACGGCCGGCAAGACCATCATCCGTGGGAAGTTCGGCAAGGATAGCGAAGCCCTGCGCTCGATAGTCGCGGAGCGCGGCGTGCGCGGCGTCGTCATCGGCCTGCCGCGCAACATGGATGGCAGCGAAGGACCGCGTGCACAGGCCAGCCGTGCCTATGCGCGCAATGTCGCTGCCGCGCTGAACCTGCCGGTGCTGCTGTGGGACGAACGCTGGTCCACTGCCAGCGCGGAAGGGGCGATGATCGCCCAGGACATGAGCCGCGCCAAGCGCGCCGAGAAGATCGACAGCCACGCCGCCGCCGTCATCCTCCAGGGTGCGATCGACGCATTGGCAGGCGGCGGTTTCTAG
- a CDS encoding DUF3089 domain-containing protein: MARKFLYLIAVIIVIVIAGAIALSIWSREATQIAFVPRGEFVEQKPLAANAYEDPDMWYSRPGIGTEDPARYQPAIAEAPVDPATRTPSPDAPAAEQSLDQGNPMAATATLPGEPADASELPSFAVFFVPPTSYIKAGGDWNATLDDASTNSRARLFLKGLASPFNRADEIWAPKYRQAGAGAFLTDKPEAARAIDAAYADVLQAFRYFVESVDADKPIVLAGHSQGAAHALRLLREEVAGTPLEKRIVAVYAPGWPVSVEHDLPALPFPACAAPAQTQCLLAWSAFAEDGDASLIMERYKATPGYDGQPRGDGPILCVNPLTGSTGGNAPASANLGTLVPDEGMTSGSLVAGAVPARCGSNGLLYIGEPPTLGEGVLPGGNYHVYDIPLFWKNVQEDVVARVKAWTQSPS, from the coding sequence ATGGCTCGCAAGTTCCTTTACCTGATTGCGGTGATCATCGTCATCGTCATCGCCGGTGCGATCGCCCTGTCGATCTGGTCGCGCGAGGCGACGCAGATCGCCTTCGTCCCACGCGGTGAATTCGTCGAACAGAAGCCGCTGGCGGCCAATGCGTACGAAGACCCGGACATGTGGTACTCGCGCCCCGGCATCGGAACCGAAGACCCGGCCCGATACCAGCCCGCCATTGCCGAAGCGCCTGTCGATCCCGCGACCCGAACTCCCTCGCCCGACGCGCCCGCCGCAGAGCAAAGCCTCGACCAGGGGAACCCGATGGCTGCGACCGCCACCCTGCCCGGTGAACCGGCCGATGCCAGTGAACTGCCGTCCTTTGCTGTCTTCTTCGTTCCCCCCACGAGTTACATCAAGGCTGGAGGCGACTGGAACGCGACGCTCGACGATGCCTCGACCAACAGCCGGGCCCGTCTCTTTCTCAAGGGCCTCGCAAGCCCGTTCAATCGCGCCGACGAGATCTGGGCACCCAAGTACCGCCAAGCAGGGGCAGGTGCCTTCCTTACCGACAAGCCCGAAGCGGCAAGGGCGATCGATGCTGCCTATGCCGACGTTCTCCAGGCCTTCCGCTATTTCGTGGAGAGCGTGGACGCCGACAAGCCGATCGTGCTCGCCGGGCACAGCCAGGGTGCGGCACATGCCCTGCGCCTCCTGCGCGAGGAAGTCGCCGGCACACCGCTCGAGAAGCGCATCGTCGCAGTCTACGCACCGGGCTGGCCGGTTTCGGTCGAACATGACCTTCCGGCCCTGCCTTTCCCGGCCTGCGCGGCGCCCGCACAGACACAGTGCCTGCTTGCCTGGTCGGCCTTTGCCGAAGATGGCGATGCTTCACTCATCATGGAACGCTACAAGGCGACGCCAGGTTATGATGGCCAGCCGCGCGGCGACGGTCCGATCCTCTGCGTCAATCCGCTGACCGGGTCCACCGGCGGCAATGCACCCGCGAGCGCCAACCTCGGCACTCTGGTGCCTGACGAGGGCATGACCTCGGGTTCGCTGGTTGCAGGAGCGGTGCCGGCGCGGTGCGGCAGTAATGGCCTGCTCTACATCGGCGAGCCCCCGACACTGGGAGAAGGCGTGCTGCCGGGTGGAAACTATCACGTCTATGATATCCCGCTGTTCTGGAAGAACGTGCAGGAAGACGTTGTCGCGCGGGTGAAGGCATGGACGCAAAGCCCTTCGTAA
- a CDS encoding AI-2E family transporter encodes MTDTSPSGSTNDKGGDTAGASPTRIESPKLRYEASKALVWGLVIGLIVLAVHLSQSLLVIFGALVFAAMIDGGARLLGRILPIGRNWRVAIVLLLTVAFLLWLGYFAGSQISQQAAEFPAIIGEQIGRLLAFLQSKGFAIGQEDVQKIASNLVSGVGTVTKAIGGIFGGLTTAFLIAIIGIYLAIDPRVYERGVAWMIPEGRRDAFFDTLSYQAYTMRRLLAGRLLGMGFEGFFTWIMLAFGGMIIGLEPVPMAALLGLLTGLLAFIPNIGAIISGVLMVLVGFSGGTEMGLYTIFVYFLVQNFDGYVLVPMIAKKTVDLAPALVLSAQLIFGALFGILGLALADPMLAMMKVALERRAVRLQKGDDARHGAMKAEPA; translated from the coding sequence ATGACAGATACATCGCCGTCCGGTTCGACAAACGACAAGGGCGGTGACACTGCCGGGGCCAGCCCAACGCGGATCGAAAGTCCCAAGCTTCGTTACGAAGCGTCGAAGGCGCTCGTCTGGGGTCTCGTCATCGGGCTGATCGTCCTTGCGGTCCATCTGTCGCAGTCCTTGCTGGTTATCTTCGGGGCGCTTGTGTTCGCCGCCATGATCGATGGAGGAGCGCGCCTGCTGGGCCGCATCCTGCCGATAGGGCGCAACTGGCGCGTTGCGATCGTGCTGCTCCTGACCGTCGCCTTCCTGCTATGGCTCGGCTATTTCGCGGGTTCGCAGATTTCGCAGCAGGCCGCCGAATTTCCGGCCATCATCGGCGAGCAGATCGGTCGCTTGCTGGCGTTCCTCCAGTCCAAGGGCTTCGCGATCGGGCAGGAAGACGTTCAGAAGATCGCCAGCAACCTGGTCAGCGGCGTCGGCACGGTCACCAAGGCAATCGGCGGCATCTTCGGCGGGCTGACCACGGCCTTCCTGATTGCGATAATCGGCATCTATCTCGCCATCGACCCGCGGGTTTACGAGCGCGGTGTTGCGTGGATGATCCCCGAAGGCCGACGCGATGCCTTCTTCGATACGCTGAGCTATCAGGCCTACACCATGCGCCGCCTGCTCGCCGGTCGCCTCCTCGGTATGGGCTTCGAAGGGTTTTTCACCTGGATCATGCTGGCATTCGGCGGGATGATCATCGGGCTTGAACCGGTGCCGATGGCGGCGCTGCTCGGCTTGCTGACGGGTTTGCTCGCCTTCATCCCCAACATCGGAGCGATCATCTCCGGCGTGCTGATGGTGCTGGTCGGCTTTTCCGGCGGGACCGAGATGGGGCTCTATACGATCTTCGTCTATTTCCTCGTCCAGAACTTCGACGGGTACGTGCTTGTGCCGATGATCGCCAAGAAGACGGTCGATCTCGCCCCAGCCTTGGTTCTCTCCGCACAGCTCATCTTCGGTGCGTTGTTCGGGATCCTCGGCCTAGCGCTGGCTGACCCGATGCTGGCCATGATGAAGGTGGCGCTCGAGCGTCGCGCGGTCCGGCTGCAGAAGGGCGACGATGCCCGGCACGGTGCCATGAAGGCGGAGCCTGCCTGA
- the lepB gene encoding signal peptidase I — MSTGSPAVNDISKKKKDKTDDKVDWLAEIRGLAIMLLAVFAFHSFIAKPFYIPSESMMPNLLVGDRLVVSKYPYGWNWSSISFHLAPRSKWRLWAATPEYGDIVIPVHPERDEDYIKRVVALPGDRIAVENGQIILNGTPVPQKVEPAIDLPLDANSRCDGFDLDNFRATDDAGKRVCRVPVMRETMPNGATYLIIDHERQQLDNFAEITVPDDAVFVMGDNRDHSADSRETISDRGLLGPVPLANIGGRAEFITFSLDGTTTLNPISWFTSLRDGRAWTTLRPPLAERKSTQ, encoded by the coding sequence ATGAGTACCGGCAGCCCGGCAGTGAACGACATTTCCAAGAAAAAGAAAGACAAGACCGACGATAAGGTCGACTGGCTGGCGGAAATCCGCGGTCTCGCCATCATGCTGCTCGCGGTCTTCGCGTTCCACAGCTTCATCGCGAAACCGTTCTATATCCCGTCGGAATCGATGATGCCGAACCTGCTCGTCGGCGACCGCCTGGTGGTGAGCAAGTATCCCTATGGCTGGAACTGGTCCTCGATCAGCTTCCACCTCGCGCCGCGTAGCAAGTGGCGGCTGTGGGCCGCGACCCCTGAATACGGCGACATCGTCATCCCCGTGCACCCGGAGCGTGACGAGGATTACATCAAGCGCGTCGTTGCTCTGCCCGGCGACCGCATCGCTGTCGAGAACGGCCAGATCATCCTCAACGGCACGCCGGTTCCACAGAAGGTTGAGCCCGCCATCGACCTGCCGCTCGATGCCAATTCGCGCTGCGACGGCTTCGACCTCGACAATTTCCGTGCCACCGACGACGCCGGCAAGCGCGTCTGCCGCGTCCCCGTCATGCGCGAAACCATGCCCAATGGCGCTACCTACCTGATCATCGACCACGAGCGGCAGCAGCTCGACAATTTCGCCGAGATCACCGTTCCCGACGATGCGGTTTTCGTAATGGGCGACAATCGCGACCATTCGGCCGATAGTCGCGAGACCATCAGCGACCGCGGCCTGCTGGGTCCCGTCCCTCTGGCCAATATCGGCGGACGGGCGGAGTTCATCACCTTCTCGCTCGACGGAACGACGACGCTGAACCCGATCAGCTGGTTTACAAGCTTGCGTGACGGACGCGCCTGGACCACTCTGCGGCCACCGCTCGCAGAGAGGAAAAGCACGCAATGA
- the acpS gene encoding holo-ACP synthase gives MIIGLGSDLCNIERIQNSLQRFGERFEQRVFTEIEISKARRRPFTIAGTYAKRFAAKEAFSKAVGTGFRRGVFMKDIGVVNAPSGAPTLALTGGAAIRLAEMIPHDHEARIHLTLTDDHPWAQAYVIIEAIPA, from the coding sequence GTGATCATCGGCCTCGGCTCCGACCTCTGCAATATCGAGCGGATCCAGAACTCCCTTCAACGCTTTGGCGAACGCTTCGAGCAGCGGGTCTTCACCGAAATCGAGATTTCCAAGGCCCGCCGCCGACCCTTCACCATCGCAGGCACCTACGCCAAGCGCTTCGCCGCCAAGGAAGCCTTCTCCAAGGCTGTCGGCACGGGATTTCGGCGGGGTGTATTCATGAAGGACATCGGCGTGGTGAACGCGCCTTCGGGTGCACCAACGCTCGCCCTTACCGGAGGGGCTGCAATCCGGCTTGCGGAAATGATTCCGCACGACCATGAGGCGCGCATTCATCTTACCCTCACCGACGATCATCCATGGGCTCAGGCCTACGTGATCATCGAGGCCATTCCCGCATGA
- a CDS encoding pyridoxine 5'-phosphate synthase yields MSQRLRLGVNIDHVATIRNARGGDHPDPVRAAEIVAAVGGDGITAHLREDRRHIRDADLRRIQAATDLPLNLEMAATEEMLAIALAHQPHAACIVPEKREERTTEGGLDAAGLHNQLAPIVTRLSDAGIRVSLFIEASERQLEAAQRLGAPVVEFHTGEYAHAGLDGDAEREARELDRIARMSALARQLGIEPHAGHGLTYENVKPIAAIAELAELNIGHYLVGEAVFVGLEAAVRRMRDLMDEARP; encoded by the coding sequence TTGAGCCAGCGACTGCGCCTCGGGGTGAACATCGACCATGTCGCGACCATCCGGAACGCGCGTGGCGGCGATCACCCCGATCCGGTGCGCGCGGCCGAGATCGTCGCAGCTGTGGGCGGTGACGGGATCACCGCCCATTTGCGCGAAGACCGGCGTCATATCCGCGACGCCGACCTGCGTCGTATCCAGGCAGCGACCGATCTGCCGCTGAACCTAGAGATGGCAGCGACCGAAGAGATGCTCGCCATCGCGCTGGCCCACCAGCCGCACGCCGCCTGCATCGTTCCCGAAAAGCGCGAGGAGCGTACCACCGAGGGCGGGCTCGACGCGGCAGGCCTGCACAACCAGCTTGCACCGATAGTCACGCGCCTTTCCGATGCGGGCATTCGCGTTTCGCTCTTCATCGAAGCAAGCGAGCGCCAGCTCGAAGCCGCGCAACGCCTTGGCGCGCCGGTGGTGGAGTTTCACACGGGCGAATACGCGCATGCCGGCCTCGACGGCGATGCCGAACGGGAAGCGCGCGAGCTGGATCGCATAGCGAGAATGTCCGCTCTCGCCCGCCAGCTGGGTATCGAACCGCACGCAGGGCACGGCCTGACCTACGAAAACGTGAAACCCATCGCCGCCATAGCCGAGCTGGCCGAGCTCAACATCGGCCATTATCTTGTCGGCGAAGCGGTATTCGTCGGATTGGAAGCAGCCGTGCGCCGGATGCGCGACCTGATGGACGAGGCGCGCCCGTGA
- the pyrE gene encoding orotate phosphoribosyltransferase — MTDEDILSEFRASEALLEGHFKLSSGRHSGHYLQCARVLMNPERAGRLALALAQRIPREIRSQIDVVVSPAMGGLIIGHEMGRALGKDAVFLERPEGVFHLRRGFRLEPGAKVLMVEDVVTTGLSSREAIDAVGREGGEVIAECALVDRSNGTADLGVPFFPLVDINFPSYAEDEVPPELAAIPVTKPGSRAA, encoded by the coding sequence ATGACAGACGAAGACATCCTCAGCGAATTCCGCGCCAGCGAGGCCCTCCTCGAAGGCCATTTCAAGCTCTCGAGCGGGCGCCACAGCGGGCATTACCTGCAGTGCGCGCGCGTGCTCATGAACCCGGAACGCGCCGGGCGGCTGGCACTTGCACTGGCCCAGCGAATCCCGCGTGAAATCCGCAGCCAGATCGACGTGGTGGTGAGCCCGGCGATGGGCGGATTGATCATCGGACACGAAATGGGCCGTGCCCTGGGCAAGGACGCCGTGTTTCTCGAACGGCCGGAGGGCGTCTTCCATTTGCGCCGCGGCTTCCGCCTTGAACCGGGCGCCAAGGTGCTGATGGTCGAGGACGTCGTGACGACCGGCCTTTCAAGCCGCGAAGCGATCGACGCCGTCGGGCGCGAAGGCGGCGAGGTTATTGCCGAGTGCGCGCTCGTCGACCGCTCCAATGGCACCGCCGACCTGGGCGTGCCCTTCTTCCCGCTCGTCGACATCAACTTCCCCTCCTATGCCGAGGATGAAGTGCCACCTGAACTGGCAGCGATCCCCGTGACAAAGCCCGGGAGCCGCGCGGCTTGA
- the coxB gene encoding cytochrome c oxidase subunit II — protein sequence MKFHGSRNGFHRIAAGLSMALALTLSPVLAVAQDAPAAEVEPAVEAPVAADAAATDVTAADAAAPAAGSYTPMKPTAGKGMPVERGIDVQDQYSPTGDFAHGLHIGLVWVMAIISAFVLLLFVIVIVRFNAKANPVPSKTSHNTLIEVVWTVVPALILLGIAIPSITLISKQYKSPPKDAITVKAIGYQWYWGYNYPDNGDFEVVSNMLKEKADVKAGERFRTDDDGPSHLAVDNRMVLPVGVPIRLQTTAADVIHSFAVPSLWFKLDAVPGRLNEKMLIIKEPGVYFGQCSELCGARHGYMPIAIEALPLDQFNAWVVAQGGTVKGAKAEEAAAPAAAPAAAAPAEGEAAPVAAEATT from the coding sequence ATGAAATTTCATGGCTCCCGCAACGGGTTCCACCGCATCGCAGCCGGCCTTTCCATGGCACTGGCCCTTACGCTCAGCCCGGTGCTGGCAGTTGCGCAGGACGCGCCTGCCGCTGAGGTAGAGCCTGCTGTCGAGGCGCCCGTCGCTGCCGATGCTGCCGCGACCGATGTGACCGCGGCCGATGCAGCTGCACCTGCAGCAGGATCGTACACGCCGATGAAGCCGACTGCCGGCAAGGGCATGCCCGTCGAACGTGGCATCGATGTTCAGGACCAGTATTCGCCGACCGGCGATTTCGCGCACGGCCTGCACATCGGCCTGGTCTGGGTGATGGCAATCATCAGCGCTTTCGTGCTGCTGCTCTTCGTCATCGTCATCGTCCGCTTCAATGCAAAGGCGAACCCGGTTCCCTCGAAGACCAGCCACAACACGCTGATCGAAGTCGTCTGGACCGTCGTCCCGGCGCTGATCCTGCTCGGCATTGCGATCCCGTCGATCACGTTGATCTCGAAGCAGTACAAGAGCCCGCCGAAGGATGCGATCACCGTCAAGGCGATCGGCTACCAGTGGTACTGGGGCTACAATTATCCCGACAATGGCGACTTCGAAGTCGTGTCGAACATGCTCAAGGAAAAGGCTGACGTTAAGGCCGGCGAGCGTTTCCGCACAGATGACGACGGCCCGTCGCACCTCGCGGTCGACAACCGCATGGTCCTGCCGGTCGGCGTTCCGATCCGCCTGCAGACCACTGCAGCCGACGTGATCCACTCGTTCGCAGTGCCGAGCCTGTGGTTCAAGCTCGACGCGGTCCCGGGTCGCCTGAACGAGAAGATGCTCATCATCAAGGAACCGGGCGTCTACTTCGGCCAGTGTTCGGAGCTGTGCGGTGCGCGCCACGGCTACATGCCGATCGCCATCGAAGCGCTGCCTCTTGACCAGTTCAACGCCTGGGTCGTTGCCCAGGGCGGAACGGTGAAGGGCGCGAAGGCTGAAGAAGCTGCGGCGCCTGCTGCAGCTCCGGCTGCCGCAGCGCCGGCTGAAGGCGAAGCCGCACCGGTTGCTGCTGAAGCCACCACCTGA
- the ctaD gene encoding cytochrome c oxidase subunit I, producing MATTADHFQAHDDHAHHDADHKPGFFARWFMSTNHKDIGTLYLIFAIIAGIVGGAISGIMRMELAQPGIQYLQFWAEFMGGNADFDTSLHMWNVFITAHGLIMVFFMVMPAMIGGFGNWFVPLMIGAPDMAFPRMNNISFWLTVAGFFSLLFSLFVPGGTGPGAGTGWTVYAPLSTSGSQGPAVDFAIFSLHLAGAGSILGATNFITTIFNMRAPGMTLHKMPLFVWSVLVTAFLLLLALPVLAAAITMLITDRNFGTTFFDPAGGGDPILYQHLFWFFGHPEVYIMILPGFGMISQIVATFSRKPVFGYLGMAYAMVAIGVVGFVVWAHHMYTVGLDVNTKMYFTAATMVIAVPTGVKIFSWIATMWGGSIQFKSPMVWAIGMIFLFTVGGVTGVYLANGGVDDVVHDTYFVVAHFHYVLSMGAVFSLFAGFYYWFPKMSGKMHSELLAHLHFWGFFIGVNVIFFPQHFLGLQGMPRRYPDYAEAYAYWNEISSLGYEIMAGSMIFFFANIVYAFVAGKKAADNYWGEGATTLEWTLSSPPPFHQFSELPVIEDHHTADDHMSPKPASA from the coding sequence ATGGCCACTACCGCCGACCACTTCCAGGCTCACGACGACCACGCACACCATGATGCCGACCACAAGCCCGGCTTCTTCGCGCGCTGGTTCATGTCCACCAACCACAAGGACATCGGCACGCTGTACCTGATCTTCGCGATCATCGCCGGCATCGTCGGTGGCGCGATTTCGGGTATCATGCGCATGGAGCTGGCTCAGCCCGGCATCCAGTACCTGCAGTTCTGGGCGGAGTTCATGGGCGGCAATGCCGACTTCGACACCTCGCTTCACATGTGGAACGTGTTCATCACGGCTCACGGCCTGATCATGGTCTTCTTCATGGTCATGCCGGCCATGATCGGCGGCTTCGGCAACTGGTTCGTACCGCTCATGATCGGCGCGCCCGACATGGCGTTCCCGCGCATGAACAACATCAGCTTCTGGCTGACCGTCGCCGGGTTCTTCAGCTTGCTGTTCTCGCTGTTCGTACCGGGCGGCACCGGCCCGGGCGCGGGTACCGGCTGGACCGTCTATGCTCCGCTGTCGACCAGCGGTTCGCAGGGTCCGGCTGTCGACTTCGCGATCTTCTCGCTCCACCTCGCGGGTGCGGGCTCGATCCTCGGCGCGACCAACTTCATCACCACCATCTTCAACATGCGCGCGCCGGGCATGACCCTGCACAAGATGCCGCTATTCGTATGGTCGGTGCTCGTTACCGCCTTCCTCCTGCTGCTCGCGCTGCCCGTGCTTGCTGCGGCGATCACCATGCTGATCACCGACCGCAACTTCGGCACGACCTTCTTCGACCCCGCAGGCGGCGGTGACCCGATCCTTTACCAGCACCTGTTCTGGTTCTTCGGCCACCCCGAAGTGTACATCATGATCCTGCCGGGCTTCGGCATGATCTCGCAGATCGTTGCGACCTTCAGCCGCAAGCCGGTGTTCGGCTACCTCGGCATGGCCTACGCCATGGTCGCAATCGGCGTCGTCGGCTTCGTCGTGTGGGCCCACCACATGTACACTGTCGGCCTCGACGTTAACACGAAGATGTACTTCACCGCGGCGACCATGGTCATCGCAGTCCCGACGGGCGTGAAGATCTTCAGCTGGATCGCCACCATGTGGGGCGGTTCCATCCAGTTCAAGTCGCCCATGGTCTGGGCGATCGGCATGATCTTCCTGTTCACCGTGGGTGGCGTTACCGGCGTGTACCTCGCCAACGGCGGCGTGGACGACGTGGTGCACGACACCTACTTCGTCGTCGCGCACTTCCACTACGTGCTGTCGATGGGTGCGGTGTTCTCGCTCTTCGCGGGCTTCTACTACTGGTTCCCGAAGATGAGCGGCAAGATGCACTCCGAGCTGCTGGCCCACCTCCACTTCTGGGGCTTCTTCATCGGCGTGAACGTGATCTTCTTCCCGCAGCACTTCCTCGGCCTGCAGGGCATGCCGCGTCGCTACCCCGACTATGCGGAAGCCTATGCCTACTGGAACGAGATCAGCTCGCTCGGCTACGAAATCATGGCCGGTTCGATGATCTTCTTCTTTGCCAACATCGTGTACGCCTTCGTGGCGGGCAAGAAGGCCGCAGACAATTACTGGGGCGAAGGCGCCACGACGCTCGAATGGACGCTGTCGAGCCCGCCGCCGTTCCACCAGTTCAGCGAACTGCCGGTGATCGAAGACCATCATACTGCCGACGATCACATGAGCCCCAAGCCCGCTTCGGCGTAA